One Triticum dicoccoides isolate Atlit2015 ecotype Zavitan chromosome 4B, WEW_v2.0, whole genome shotgun sequence genomic window carries:
- the LOC119294135 gene encoding purple acid phosphatase 2-like encodes MERVLAVLFLLAAHAASAAAGVTSPYRRSLQMLPDMPLDADVFRPPPGDNAPEQVHITQGDLTGRAMTISWVTPEHPGSNVVRYGLAADNLNLTAEGTVQRYTWGGTYQSPYIHHATITGLEHATVYHYAVGHGYTVRSFSFKTPPKPGLDAPIKFGLIGDLGQTFHSNDTVAHYEANGGDAVLFIGDLCYADNHPGHDNRRWDTWARFVERSVAYQPWIWTAGNHEIDYAPEIGETAPFKPFTHRYPTPFRASNSTGHLWYSVKMASAHVIMLSSYSAYGKYTPQWTWLQDELRRVDRKTTPWLIVCVHSPWYNTNAYHYMEGETMRVQFERWLVDAKADLVLAGHVHSYERTHRVSNVAYDIANGKATPQFNASAPVYVNIGDGGNTEGLASSFRSPQPDYSAFREASYGHATLDIKNRTHAYYEWHRNQDGVKVVADKAWFTNRYYMPTHTN; translated from the exons ATGGAGCGTGTGCTCGCGGTGCTCTTCCTCCTGGCGGCGCACGCCGCCTCCGCGGCCGCCGGCGTTACCAGCCCGTACCGGCGGAGCCTGCAGATGCTCCCCGACATGCCGCTCGACGCCGACGTGTTCCGGCCGCCGCCTGGCGACAATGCGCCGGAGCAGGTGCACATCACGCAGGGCGACCTGACCGGCCGCGCCATGACGATATCCTGGGTCACCCCGGAGCACCCAGGCAGCAACGTCGTCCGCTACGGCCTCGCCGCCGATAACCTCAACCTCACCGCCGAGGGCACCGTCCAGCGCTACACCTGGGGCGGGACCTACCAGTCCCCCTACATCCACCACGCCACCATCACCGGCCTCGAACACGCCACCGTCTACCACTACGCCGTCGGCCACGGCTACACCGTGCGGTCTTTCTCCTTCAAAACCCCGCCCAAGCCCGGCCTTGACGCGCCCATCAAGTTCGGCCTCATCG GTGACCTCGGCCAGACGTTCCACTCCAACGACACGGTGGCCCACTACGAGGCCAACGGCGGCGACGCCGTGCTCTTCATCGGCGACCTGTGCTACGCCGACAACCACCCGGGCCACGACAACCGCCGCTGGGACACGTGGGCGCGCTTCGTGGAGCGCAGCGTCGCGTACCAGCCCTGGATCTGGACCGCCGGCAACCACGAGATCGACTACGCGCCGGAGATCGGCGAGACGGCGCCGTTCAAGCCCTTCACGCACCGGTATCCCACCCCTTTCCGCGCGTCCAACAGCACCGGGCACCTCTGGTACTCGGTGAAGATGGCGTCCGCGCACGTGATCAtgctctcctcctactccgcctacGGCAAGTACACGCCGCAGTGGACGTGGCTGCAGGACGAGCTCCGCCGCGTCGACCGCAAGACCACCCCCTGGCTCATCGTCTGCGTGCACTCACCCTGGTACAACACCAACGCATACCACTACATGGAGGGCGAGACGATGCGCGTCCAGTTCGAGCGCTGGCTCGTCGACGCCAAGGCCGACCTCGTCCTCGCCGGCCACGTCCACTCGTACGAGCGCACCCACCGCGTCTCCAACGTCGCCTACGACATCGCCAACGGCAAGGCCACGCCGCAGTTCAACGCATCCGCGCCCGTCTACGTCAACATCGGCGACGGCGGGAACACCGAGGGGCTCGCCAGCAGCTTCCGCTCGCCGCAGCCGGACTACTCCGCCTTCAGGGAGGCCAGCTACGGGCACGCCACGCTGGACATCAAGAACAGGACCCACGCCTACTACGAGTGGCACCGCAACCAGGATGGCGTCAAGGTCGTCGCCGACAAGGCCTGGTTCACAAACAGATACTACATGCCAACCCACACCAACTAG